The Fibrobacter sp. UWP2 genomic sequence GTTTCGGTACAGCCCATCACGCCATCGCAGCCCGTTTCCTTTTCAAAGTCGTCCACGTAGTCGGCGTAGGCGCCAGTACCATAAACATCGGCCGGTTCCAGTGTCTTGTACTTTTCCATGAGGGACTCAATCTTGAGCTCGTAGCCAATGCCAATATGCGAAATGTAGTCGCGGTTTTTCGCCAAATCCTGCTTGGCCTTAGCGCGCTCGCTTTCCATCTTGCTCTTCGCCTTCATAATAAGCGGGGCGTTCTCGTCAATTTCAAAGCCCTTCTCGAGACTGGTCGCCAGTTCGTCCATGGTCGGGAGGAAGGAGCTGTCCAGTTCGACGCCTTCAAAGTCCGAGACCCACGACTTCATCTTGAGTTCGGCATCGCGGAGAGCGGCACTGTCGCTCATGAGTTCGGCACGGAGGGTCGCCTCGCGTTCAATGGCCGAGATCAGGTCCTGCGTGTTGAAGGAGGAGGCGCCCGCCTTGAGGTGGAGCACCTCGATGCGGTCCTGGTTCACCTGGTAAACCTGCTGGTTCAGCGCGGCAATCTTGCGGCGATTCGTATAACGCAGGGCGCGCTCGTAGCGCTCGTAAAGCACCAAGGAACGGTCCACCGCCAAGCGGGCGTTCTGGTAATTCTTTTGGCTTTCGTAATACGCCTTGTCGGCACTACCCGAGCCAAACGACTTGGGCTTAAAGCGGAGTTCAAAGTCGTGCGTTGCAAAAGAGAAACCGTCCAGCTTGTAGCGCAGTTCAACGTTTTCCCACAGCTTGACAGGGGCTCCCGTGGAGGCCGCAGTGGAACGTTTTTCGGACGCCTGCAGTACGGGGTCATCTTTAACAGAATTGATCAACATGTCCCATGTGAGCGGGCCCGCGAAAACGGAGGCCGCCGCCAACAGAGGGAGAATAGCAAAAGACTTCATTACTTGCCCTTGAGGATTTTGTTGGATTCAGAAATGGTCACCATTTCGCCCAACAGGAACGGGTTCTGTTCAGGAATCTTGATCGTGACTTCACGACCGTAGACCGGCATTTCGGCCATTTTCCACATGCGGGTCGGGAACGGCACAATGCGGCTCGAAAGACCGACGACCTCGCCTTCCACAGCCTTGCCCGTGCCGCCGAGAGTCATCACCTTGACCGTCTCGCCAACGTCCATGCGCTGGTAAACTTGTTCGTTGATGTAACCGCGAACGAGCGTCGGGGATTTGCGGGTGAGCGTCACCACCGGGGTAAAGCTCGAGACCTTTTCACCTTCGCGGACGTTCACATCGCCCACGACCCAATTTTCCTTGCTCACCACGGTCAGTTCCTGGAATTCCTTTTGGAGGGATTCCAATTCCTTGCGAAGGGTTTCGGCTTCGCTCTTGCCCGTCGACTTTTGAAGGTTGCTGCTGCCGCGGAGGAGGGCGATTTGTTCGTTCGCGCTCTTTTGCACCAAGGCAAGTTCGTTCTTGAGGCTGTTGATCTGCATGGTCATGGCGTCATTGCCATCGCCACTAGCCTTCGAAGAAGACAGGCTCTTGAGCTTCGCCGAGATTTCCTTGTTCTTTTTGTATTCGGTTTCTAGGCGGTTGATCTCGGAGCGGAGGTTCGAACTGCGGGAGGCGGCGTCGGCCTTGATGGCCGCCACCTTCTGGTTGATTTCGGCAGTGCCCAGACTGCTACGGCCCTCGATGGCGTCAAGTTCGCGGTTAAGTTCGGCAATGCGGAGGTTCAGGTCCGGGCGGTTCAGTTCAATGATGGTGTCACCAGCCTGGATTTCTTGACCGGGAACCACATGGATTTTCACAATCTCGGTAGCAGCCGGAGCGCTGATGATGGTTTCACTCGCTTCGGCAATGCCCTGGAACATGGCGATTTTACCCTGATAAAGGAGACCTAGACCAATGGCAGCAATAAGAGCCAGGATCCAAGCGAGGGAGAGTTTGTGGCCATACACGTAAGCCACTCCGGCGTTGGACTTGTGGGCGTTCCAAAAATTATCGAGGAGATCTTCAAGCTTATTCATTTTTCATCTCCTTACATTTCCGTGGTGGCGTCTTGCATCATGAACTGTACGTCCGAGATGCCCTCGACCTTAGACAACATCGTGAGAATTTCGGCCGCGGGCTTGGTTGCACGCAGGCGAATCTGGTAGGCCACGTCCAAGCGCGCCCCGCCGTCCACTTCACGCATGGTAATGAGGATGAACGTCTTGAGGTTCCCCTTCATAATATCTTCGATCTGGCCGCGCACATGCGGTTCGTTCGGGAGGGCAAAGCGGAGCATGCCATCAAAGAAGTGCTTAGTGCCGAGGCCCGTGCGGGAAAGCAAGAAGGCGACACAGCAGAAGGCGATGGTACCGCCGAGGGCGGCTCCCCAACTGAACACACCGCAACCAATGCCTGCACCCAGACTCATAAATATGAACATGATGTCGCGAGGGTCCTTGAAGCTCGTACGGAAGCGCACAATGGAGAGGGCGCCCAACATACCGAGGCCACGGCCTACGTTATCGCCAATGGCCTGCATCACCGTGCAGGCGACCATGGAGCTCAGCACAAGGGCCTGAACAAAGTTACGGGAATAAGAAAGTCCAAGGAAGGTCTTTTCGTAAGTCCAACCGATAATGGAAGAAAGGATGAACGCTAAAAGCAGTGAGTAGACCAAGGTTATGATGGTGGCATTAGCGCCGCTGGATTGGACCGCAAGAAGGTCGAGCATAGTTACTCCGTATATGGTTTTACCCGCGATTTCTCGCAAGCATCATTTTATGTTTTTCGCTTCCATAATCTACTTAAAAAACGAACTTTTTAGAGCCGTCCAATGTAAAAATGGCAGAACAAAAAACTTGCAAAACTCCTAAAAACAGCTCAAACGGGGGATTTTCGCCCCATTTTTGCAGCTTTTGGATCCCATACGTCAAATCCAAGAGTAAAAATAGCTTTTGTACCCCCAAAAAGTTTGAAAAAAGAAAGATACACGTTGCACCGGTTAACAACGGAGATAGCAAAAAAAGGATGGCCGGAGCCATCCTTTTTTATCAAATCCAAGATTTGAGGAAGAATTACTTCTTCAGGAATTCGTTGATGCCTGCAGCAGCGCGACGACCTTCGCCCATAGCGAGGATCACGGTTGCAGCGCCGAGCACGATGTCACCACCGGCATAAACCTTCTCCATGAAGGTCTTGTTGGCGGCGGCATCTTCGAGAAGGATGTGCCCCTTCTTGTCGACAGAGAGTTCCGGCGTGGTATTGCTGATAAGCGGGTTGGAACCGTTACCGATAGCAAC encodes the following:
- a CDS encoding DUF4956 domain-containing protein, which produces MLDLLAVQSSGANATIITLVYSLLLAFILSSIIGWTYEKTFLGLSYSRNFVQALVLSSMVACTVMQAIGDNVGRGLGMLGALSIVRFRTSFKDPRDIMFIFMSLGAGIGCGVFSWGAALGGTIAFCCVAFLLSRTGLGTKHFFDGMLRFALPNEPHVRGQIEDIMKGNLKTFILITMREVDGGARLDVAYQIRLRATKPAAEILTMLSKVEGISDVQFMMQDATTEM
- a CDS encoding HlyD family secretion protein — encoded protein: MNKLEDLLDNFWNAHKSNAGVAYVYGHKLSLAWILALIAAIGLGLLYQGKIAMFQGIAEASETIISAPAATEIVKIHVVPGQEIQAGDTIIELNRPDLNLRIAELNRELDAIEGRSSLGTAEINQKVAAIKADAASRSSNLRSEINRLETEYKKNKEISAKLKSLSSSKASGDGNDAMTMQINSLKNELALVQKSANEQIALLRGSSNLQKSTGKSEAETLRKELESLQKEFQELTVVSKENWVVGDVNVREGEKVSSFTPVVTLTRKSPTLVRGYINEQVYQRMDVGETVKVMTLGGTGKAVEGEVVGLSSRIVPFPTRMWKMAEMPVYGREVTIKIPEQNPFLLGEMVTISESNKILKGK